ACCAACGCTTTCACGTCCAAAGTTTCCTGTTAGTAAAGCTATGGAGGCAAGACCTTTTACAACATCAACAGCTTGTGAAAATTGACACACTCCCATTCCGTAGAGAATCATAGCATTTTTTGCTTTAGCATAACTTCGCATAGCACGTCTTATATCTTCAGCTTTAACTCCTGTTATTTTTTCTGCATATTCTGGAGTGTATTTTGCTACTGTTTTTTTATATTCTTCAAAACCTTCAGTATAGTTTTTCACATACTCTTCATCATATAAGTTTTCTTCAATAAGTACATTTCCAAAAGAATTAACTATTGCCATATTAGTTCCATTGTTTAGTTGAAGCCATTGGTCTGAAAGTCTTACAGTATCTGTTTTTCTTGGATCTGTTACAATTACCTTTGCGCCATTAGATTTAGCTTCTACAATTCTTTTTGCAACAATCGGATGAGTTTCTGTAGGATTATAGCCAAATACAAATATTAAATCTGCATTGTTTATTTCAGGAATTGAGTTAGACATAGCACCATCACCTAAAGAATAACTAAGTCCTGCAACAGAGGGGCCGTGACAAACTCTTGCGCAATGGTCTATGTTATTTGTTCCTATAGCAGCTCTCATAAATTTTTGCATTACATAATTAGATTCATTTCCTGGTCCTCTTGCAGAACCTGTTCCCATTATTGCATCTGGTCCATATTTTGCTTTTATTTTTATTAGGTTTTCTGCTGTGAACTTTACAGCTTCATCCCAACTCACTTCTTCTAATTCACCATTTTTTCTGATCATTGGTTTCTTTATTCTTTTTGTTAAAAGCTGAGGATCATTTAAGAAGTCCCAACCATAGTATCCTTTTAAACATAAACTTCCTTTATTATTTGTTCCATCAGCTGGTTCTGCTCTTACAATTTCACCATCTTTAACAACTAGGTATAGGTTACATCCTGTGCCACAATAAGGACAGACTGTTAATACTTTTTTCTCCATGTCATTTATCTCCTTTTTCAATTTTATTAAAAACAAAAAACCAGCATAAACATACTTTCTCTGTGAAATAGCACGTTCATACTGGTTTATTTATAAGCTAAGATAAATCTTTCTTAAAAAATCTAACCATTTTAACTTTTATATTAACTTTATATTAATTTCTATTGTTCTTTCTTTATTTTTGAAATTATATATTTTCCAAGCATACTGAAAGCCTTGTCCTAATTCCGCTTTTACATCATCATAAAAGCTTTTTTCCAAATGAGGCTTCATAACCTTCCAGTAGTTAGTAACTAAATCTGTTGCTCCCTCATCTACCAATATTTCAGATAAGTTTGAAAGAATACCTTTTATTTCTATGTTGAAGTTGTTATCATCTATGATTTTTACTTTAACATAGTCTGGTCCTTTGCCTCTATAATGTTTTACTATTTTGACCACAAGTCTCTTTATTCTTTCTTGAAATTCAGTTTTTTCATATTTTTGTAACATAAATAACACTTCTTTTTACGTTAATAGCTATAAAAATTTCATTTTATAGTTTACTTCATTTTAATATTTTAGTCTGGATTAGTCAATTAGTATAAATCTAAAATTTACTCATAAAGTTTTATATAATTCTAAATTAATCCAAAAATTTATGATATTTTCTCATTTTCTCTAAAAATCGAAAGCTTTCTGTATTTTTTTGTTTATTGCAATTTTGATAAAATAAGCATAATATAATATTAAAGTTTTAAATATAGGAGGAAAAAATGATTAAAACGGCAATCTTGACTATTAGTGATAAGGGATATTCTAAGGAAAGAGAAGATTTAACAGGACCGTCAATAGCAAAAATTCTTCCTGAAGATTCCTATACAGTAGAATATTTTAAAATAATTCCCGATGAAAAGGATATTATTATAAAAGAATTAAAGCATTTATGTGATGATGTTAAAATCAATCTGATTTTGACTAATGGTGGTACTGGCTTTTC
The Clostridium felsineum DSM 794 DNA segment above includes these coding regions:
- a CDS encoding Na-translocating system protein MpsC family protein; the protein is MLQKYEKTEFQERIKRLVVKIVKHYRGKGPDYVKVKIIDDNNFNIEIKGILSNLSEILVDEGATDLVTNYWKVMKPHLEKSFYDDVKAELGQGFQYAWKIYNFKNKERTIEINIKLI